The Trichoplusia ni isolate ovarian cell line Hi5 unplaced genomic scaffold, tn1 tig00003434, whole genome shotgun sequence genome contains the following window.
GTGCAAGACGAGGATGGAAAGACTCCGCTACATCTTGCCACGGAAGCTGGACACACTGGACAGGTATAAAGTAAACTtcttattattcaataaaatggAACTTCTTGGCGAAAACCTTAAATGTGCTCAAAGCGCAAGTTACCTCCACAAGATAATCTTCGACGTTTTGCACCTTTTGCCAATGGCTTTATCAGCCGTTCTGCCGCTCATATGCCTCAAGAGGTGACTAGCactttttaattcttatatgtatagatttcaTATATTAACAAGCACAATTGTATAAACccgtaataatttaataacatatgcGTCAACGCATTTATTCAAAGTCATGGTAGGCCTGTGATGCAGTGCGTGTCTGCTGCTGTTTGCTGGTTAGAATCGAAGTAAGTTTTGAaatatatgaattttaattgcACTATATTCCCAGGTTTGCCTTTTACTGCGGTATCGTGCTGACCAATCAATAGTGGACAAGGACGGTCAAACGCCTCTCGATATCGCCGTCAACAATGCTAATGCCGACATTGTGACCCTGtaagtataaaaagtaattaaaataatattcagtgCCTAGATGTCTCACTGCCGTCGATTTTGATTGCggattattaacttttttttgcgcAACCATATCTGTGAAACAAAATTCATATTTGATTGTTAACAATTCCTCCCAAGCCATCATGTCCACTTTAACTCTCGCGTAATCCCTCCACTTAAGTGGCACACTACACAGCAGAGTAATACCTGAAAAGccttcaaaaatctttttttatatacaccTTTGTGTCAGAGTATTGTGAAATGATCGTTACTTTATCTATTTGTTAGTGTTGTGTAAGAACCATCAATGTAAGAGCTTATCACTTGGTCTTCCTTAGTAACTAATATTACTACTATTACTAGTAATATTTAACTGCAAAGTTTCAGTAACGAAATTTCCTTCAAGCAAAATTGAATCTTATCACACTATAGCAAGCTTCATTATTACTTAGATTGAGACTGACGAAGCTGAACGAGGAGATGAGAGAGAGCGAGATGTCGTCCAACGACGACACGTACAACGAAGTGTTCCGCGACTACACGCAGCTCGCGCACTCACACCCCGAGCGGCTAGTGCGAGCCAAAC
Protein-coding sequences here:
- the LOC113507878 gene encoding arf-GAP with coiled-coil, ANK repeat and PH domain-containing protein 2-like, coding for MSRLSPEAVLVRAARAHNVAVMRGALAAGADVGGAGQRGRTPLHAAVLSGSVMACSFLLLNGSKLNVQDEDGKTPLHLATEAGHTGQVCLLLRYRADQSIVDKDGQTPLDIAVNNANADIVTLLRLTKLNEEMRESEMSSNDDTYNEVFRDYTQLAHSHPERLVRAKHNNNEGEPNE